Proteins encoded within one genomic window of Argiope bruennichi chromosome 7, qqArgBrue1.1, whole genome shotgun sequence:
- the LOC129975367 gene encoding uncharacterized protein LOC129975367, with protein sequence MQKLTQLGDFPVEVTPHRTLNFSRGVISDLDLFECSENELIQELHSQKVCAAHRIKIKRNGSFIPTKHVILTFSSPELPKFIRAGYIQSKVKPYIPNPLRCFKCQRFGHSQGTCRGSLRCAKCSADDHETSVCSSQTFKCLNCSGSHPAYSRDCPKWKMEKEIQNRTPKPGLTYSAAISSTLKCTSSQTDFTDINTLKTCSCKHSALESVKSNNSQKTENNRNSASTSKKSSQPISQSKDSEFSLTRFAKKKRKKTKSPPSAKTSDNEVPSKPPDPSDIPITSDSILAICPSTSDISDVEMDNFPNKSPPGGHA encoded by the exons ATGCAGAAATTAACACAACTTGGAGACTTCCCTGTAGAGGTAACTCCTCACAGGACACTAAATTTCTCTCGAGGAGTCATCTCCGATTTAGATCTTTTTGAATGTTCGGAGAATGAACTCATTCAGGAATTGCATTCCCAAAAAGTTTGTGCAgctcatcgcataaaaattaaacgtaatggTTCATTCATTCCAACAAAACATGTCATTCTAACTTTCAGTAGTCCGGAACTTCCGAAATTTATACGTGCTGGCTATATACAATCTAAAGTTAAACCATATATACCAAATCCTCTGCGTTGTTTTAAATGTCAGAGATTTGGACATTCGCAGGGAACTTGTCGTGGCAGCCTTCGATGTGCCAAATGTTCAGCTGATGATCATGAAACTTCAGTTTGTAGCTCACAGaccttcaaatgtttaaactgctCTGGGTCCCATCCTGCGTATTCCCGTGACTGTCCTAAAtggaaaatggaaaaagaaattcaaa acagAACACCCAAACCTGGCCTTACTTATAGTGCCGCCATAAGTTCAACATTGAAATGTACTAGTTCTCAGACCGACTTTACAGATATTAATACATTGAAAACCTGCTCCTGTAAACATTCAGCTCTTGAATCAGTAAAGAGCAATAACTCacaaaaaactgaaaacaatcgAAATTCAGCATCTACTTCCAAAAAATCTTCTCAACCCATTTCTCAATCTAaagattcagaattttctttaactcGTTTCGCTAAGAAGaaacgaaagaaaacaaaatctccTCCAAGTGCCAAAACATCTGACAATGAAGTCCCTTCTAAACCTCCAGATCCTTCTGATATACCAATTACTTCAGACTCTATCTTAGCAATTTGTCCATCTACATCTGATATATCTGATGTAGAAATGGATAATTTTCCTAATAAATCGCCTCCAGGCGGCCATGCGTAA